A DNA window from Candidatus Sulfidibacterium hydrothermale contains the following coding sequences:
- a CDS encoding IS4 family transposase, with protein MKNTNVSSKDSHLVSVLKEHFEGRLNLARIKFISLFIIALTKVRTVHFESLARGFDTQAEESSSLRRIQRFISSYSLDSDLIAKLIFSLLPHKERLTLSIDRTNWKFGKTDINIFMLGIVYQGVAFPLLFSMLKKRGNSNSQERINLIERYINLFGKGTIECIVADREFVGEKWLKYLNNNNLHYYIRIRNNFKVFVPRKNKTIKAFWLFNAFRINEFVYYPNIVEVNGQLCYLSGSKLHNGEYLILVSFTKPEKADDYYKQRWQIEMTFKAMKSSGFDIEKTHLSDIKRIEKLVLLIMVAFVWVYKVGIHIHQNIKPIKIKKHGRKAKTIFKTGLDFITKCFLNDSYTPEFNIFQFLSCT; from the coding sequence ATGAAGAATACCAATGTCAGCAGTAAAGATAGTCATTTAGTTTCAGTTTTAAAGGAACATTTTGAAGGCAGGCTGAATTTAGCCCGGATAAAATTCATATCATTATTCATTATTGCTTTAACAAAAGTAAGGACTGTTCATTTTGAGAGCCTGGCAAGGGGATTTGATACTCAGGCAGAAGAAAGTTCTTCCTTGCGCCGTATCCAACGATTTATCTCATCCTATTCTCTTGATTCTGATTTAATCGCAAAATTAATTTTCAGTTTATTGCCCCACAAAGAACGATTAACACTTTCTATTGACAGAACCAATTGGAAGTTTGGCAAAACAGACATAAACATCTTTATGCTTGGCATAGTGTATCAGGGAGTAGCCTTTCCATTATTGTTCAGTATGTTAAAAAAACGGGGTAATTCCAATTCGCAGGAAAGGATAAACCTGATTGAACGATACATCAACCTTTTTGGAAAAGGTACGATAGAATGTATTGTTGCAGACCGGGAATTTGTTGGTGAAAAATGGCTTAAGTATCTTAACAATAATAACCTGCACTATTATATTCGTATCAGAAATAATTTTAAAGTTTTTGTTCCCAGAAAGAATAAAACCATTAAGGCATTTTGGTTATTCAATGCATTCAGGATAAATGAGTTTGTATATTACCCCAACATTGTAGAAGTAAACGGACAGTTGTGCTATTTGTCCGGAAGCAAATTACATAACGGAGAATATCTAATTCTGGTATCATTTACCAAACCGGAAAAGGCTGATGATTACTATAAACAACGATGGCAAATAGAAATGACCTTTAAAGCCATGAAATCAAGCGGTTTCGATATTGAAAAAACACACCTTTCAGATATCAAAAGAATTGAAAAACTCGTCTTGTTGATTATGGTTGCTTTTGTCTGGGTTTACAAAGTGGGTATTCATATCCATCAAAATATCAAACCGATTAAAATTAAAAAACACGGTAGAAAAGCAAAAACAATCTTTAAAACAGGTCTCGACTTTATTACAAAATGCTTTCTTAATGATAGTTATACTCCTGAGTTCAATATCTTCCAATTTTTGTCATGTACTTAG
- a CDS encoding TPM domain-containing protein, with translation MNKIIGIILTFLSLTAHSQLVVDNGHFFTKNEIARLENKMQNIENKYSIETMIYTTIDLNGKTPIEYGKEIGNSYEVGKKGINNGILILLSKNDRRIQILNGFGIEWIISDTKTQKIVDQMIPFFKQQNFFGGVNNALTMIEKYVSKTDWKISEIGLNNISENDLGKIIKFKYSNKSGQTKYKYAIDTDTQFSNNFQIKLESNKTEFNLFYSKNMNDLISIILTRKNIIVYARLTDWQNKRLELLGIE, from the coding sequence ATGAACAAGATAATAGGAATAATATTAACTTTTTTAAGTTTAACAGCACATAGTCAATTGGTAGTTGACAATGGACATTTTTTTACCAAAAATGAAATTGCAAGATTAGAGAATAAAATGCAAAACATAGAGAATAAATATTCAATAGAGACTATGATTTATACCACAATAGACTTAAATGGGAAGACTCCAATCGAATATGGAAAAGAGATTGGAAATAGTTATGAGGTTGGGAAAAAAGGTATAAATAATGGAATCTTAATTTTATTATCAAAAAATGACAGAAGAATTCAAATACTAAATGGTTTCGGAATAGAATGGATTATTTCTGACACAAAAACTCAAAAGATTGTTGACCAAATGATACCATTTTTCAAGCAACAGAACTTTTTCGGCGGTGTAAATAACGCTTTAACTATGATTGAAAAATATGTTTCAAAAACTGATTGGAAAATAAGTGAAATAGGACTAAATAATATTTCAGAAAATGATTTGGGTAAAATAATCAAGTTTAAGTATTCTAATAAATCTGGACAGACTAAATACAAATACGCTATTGACACAGATACACAATTCTCTAATAATTTTCAAATAAAACTGGAATCAAATAAAACAGAATTTAACTTGTTTTATTCCAAAAATATGAATGACCTTATAAGCATAATCTTAACAAGAAAGAACATTATTGTTTATGCAAGATTAACAGATTGGCAAAATAAAAGACTTGAATTATTAGGAATAGAATAA
- a CDS encoding ATP-binding protein, producing the protein MYQRTLENIVKEKIGSKKAIIIVGARQVGKTTLIKKILAGKEYLFFDADDPANRRLLSNPTTEQIRTFLGDHQIVFIDEAQRIDGIGLTLKIITDQFSDVQLLVSGSSSFDLGNKLNEPLTGRKWEYELFPVSWEEFEKKEGYIKTEQQIENRLLYGMYPEVLNNKGKEREVLKNLVSSYLYRDILAFSEIRKPEILDDLLLALALQVGSEVNYNELAQTIGVNKITIQKYIDILEKGYILFRLNSFSRNLRNEIKRNRKIYFYDNGIRNMITGNFNPLDLRTDVGALWENFLISERKKQNVYKDTFARMYFWRTKQQQEIDFVEEKDGKIVGYEFKWKAKKVKLPETFTRTYKAETKIIDRNNFRDFVIIK; encoded by the coding sequence ATGTATCAAAGAACGCTCGAAAATATTGTAAAAGAAAAGATCGGAAGTAAAAAAGCAATCATCATTGTCGGGGCAAGACAAGTTGGCAAAACAACGCTGATTAAAAAGATATTAGCTGGAAAAGAATACCTGTTTTTTGATGCAGATGATCCTGCCAATAGAAGATTATTATCCAATCCGACTACAGAGCAAATAAGAACATTTCTTGGAGATCATCAAATTGTTTTTATTGATGAAGCGCAAAGAATTGATGGTATTGGGTTAACGTTGAAAATAATTACTGATCAATTTTCTGATGTTCAATTACTCGTTTCTGGTTCTTCCTCATTTGATTTGGGCAATAAATTAAATGAACCGCTAACAGGAAGAAAATGGGAATATGAATTATTTCCTGTTTCCTGGGAAGAATTTGAAAAAAAAGAAGGATATATTAAAACTGAACAACAAATTGAGAATCGATTACTCTATGGAATGTACCCCGAGGTTTTGAACAATAAAGGAAAAGAGCGGGAAGTTTTGAAAAATCTTGTAAGTAGTTATCTTTATAGGGATATTTTGGCTTTTTCAGAAATCAGGAAACCGGAAATACTTGACGATCTATTATTAGCACTGGCTTTACAAGTAGGAAGTGAAGTAAATTACAATGAACTTGCACAAACAATAGGTGTAAACAAAATCACTATTCAAAAATATATTGACATTCTGGAAAAGGGATATATCCTATTTCGTCTGAATAGTTTTAGCAGGAATTTAAGAAACGAGATTAAGAGAAACAGGAAAATATACTTTTATGACAACGGTATCAGGAACATGATTACAGGAAACTTTAATCCGCTTGATTTACGAACAGATGTTGGGGCATTGTGGGAAAATTTCTTGATATCAGAAAGGAAAAAACAGAATGTTTATAAAGACACATTTGCAAGAATGTATTTTTGGAGAACAAAACAACAGCAGGAAATTGATTTTGTGGAAGAAAAAGACGGAAAAATAGTTGGATATGAATTTAAATGGAAAGCGAAGAAAGTAAAACTACCCGAAACATTCACAAGAACATACAAGGCAGAAACAAAAATAATTGATAGGAATAATTTTAGAGATTTTGTAATTATAAAATAG
- a CDS encoding HNH endonuclease produces the protein MSTHLLSWNPDRWEWKDIEQSIMELNKTGVFRDSWSCGVNKSIKPGDRLFLIRLGREPKGICASGYAISNVYQGEHWNGTPNKLANYVTFEYDVLLNPEKEDILKLSILKNGVLGEQHWSTQNSGIIIKPNVAIELEKLWYNFTISKSHKIENEKGTISNRTFTEGTVRQITSSKYERNPYARKICIEKYGAKCSVCGFDFEEIYGELGKGFIHVHHLNQIANIKASYELDPIKDLRPVCPNCHAMLHRTKTGLTIEELKKKIKKYVW, from the coding sequence ATGAGTACACATTTATTATCGTGGAATCCTGATAGATGGGAATGGAAAGACATCGAACAATCAATCATGGAATTGAACAAGACAGGTGTTTTCCGTGATAGTTGGAGTTGCGGGGTTAATAAATCAATTAAACCGGGGGACAGATTATTTCTCATAAGATTGGGTAGAGAACCAAAAGGAATTTGCGCGTCAGGATATGCTATTTCAAATGTCTATCAAGGAGAACATTGGAACGGTACGCCCAATAAATTAGCAAACTATGTAACTTTTGAATATGATGTATTACTCAATCCAGAAAAAGAAGATATTTTGAAATTGAGCATTTTAAAAAATGGTGTACTTGGAGAACAACATTGGTCTACTCAAAACTCGGGAATTATAATAAAACCAAATGTTGCTATTGAACTTGAAAAACTCTGGTATAATTTCACAATTAGTAAAAGCCATAAAATAGAAAATGAAAAAGGAACTATTAGTAATCGCACATTTACAGAAGGTACGGTAAGACAAATTACATCAAGTAAATATGAAAGAAATCCTTACGCAAGAAAAATCTGTATAGAAAAATACGGTGCCAAATGTAGCGTTTGTGGTTTTGACTTTGAAGAAATATATGGAGAATTAGGGAAAGGTTTTATTCATGTTCATCATTTAAACCAGATTGCAAACATTAAAGCAAGCTATGAATTAGACCCCATAAAAGATTTACGTCCAGTATGTCCAAATTGTCATGCGATGCTTCATCGGACAAAAACAGGACTAACAATTGAAGAATTGAAAAAGAAAATCAAAAAATACGTGTGGTAA